The Brassica napus cultivar Da-Ae unplaced genomic scaffold, Da-Ae ScsIHWf_270;HRSCAF=446, whole genome shotgun sequence genome segment TTTTTACCtacatttatttagttttgtgtatattcaACACTTTATAAGTTGATTTTACGTTTCATGAATTGTTTTTGCTATTTAGGTAGTTATTTTATTAGGTTAGGGTTTGAAAGACTTccagaagacttcccaagaagtcttctaacaTGTTTccacctaaattttagtagaattttatTTTCCGCCTAaagcaaagtcttccaaaagtcTTCTcatatattagattttaaaagtaatttataaaatatattttgataggAAAAAAACCAAATCATGTAAatataaacatttctaaatgatgtatatttaattttactaaaattgaattgttttcaacatagcaAAGTGAATGTAGATTGAGTCATGATAGTCCTTGGTTTAGGGGTTTGGTAACATAAGTTATAGTATTATTGGTatatttagggttagatttttaaatcttaacTTAGAGACAAATAAATTTGAGATATATGTGTTTAGCTTTGTGTATATTTAAACACTTTAAaagttgattttaagtttaatgaagtgttgttttgctatttagttatttgcttttagggtctagaagacttcttgggaaatCTTCTCTTAGAAGACTTCTTGGTAAGTCTTCTgtctagaaaaatatttaacttaattGGAGTTTATGTcttcatatataaagaaaatttacacattctctttctttctctcaaaTGGTTGCAACAAAAATATAGTGTTTCTCACTCAAAACCTCtcaaacctctctctaatctctttgaacatcaaaacaccaaactttagatccatttttttttatttttttcttatgtcttctcactaatttatctttttttaaaaggtttttcattacatgattctcatctttcactcattCAAAGGTCTattaattttggatatgtatttttgtgtgttttatatgttagattataaaaagctatagattcaacctaatgtgactgttttgtttattatttaagcataaaagtatatttttgaagtttttctctgttttgaaggcATTTCAAAGTTTTTAAATTTGCAATTTTTTTCAGATCTCAGACTTTGAAATATttctcagaagactctcggaaatcttcttgggaagtcttctaatgcattttatgctagaaggcTTCCCATGAAGTTTTCAAGAAGTCTTATGAAGTTTTATCcccaaagtggtacaaattttgcatatgtattttgtgtgttttatatattagattctaaaaagttatagattcaacctaatgtgactgttttgtttattatttaagcataaaaaatatttttgaagttttctttgttttaaagCCATTTGAATGCTTTTAAATATGCAGAATTTTTAAATCTGAGTCAGACTTTGGAAAACTTCTCAGGAGACTCTTAGAAGACTCTCgaaagactctcggaagacttcttgggaagtcttctaatgcattttatgctagaagacttcccacaaagtcttcaggaagtcttccGAAGTCTTATATCAAAAGTGGTAAAATTTTTGGATATCTATTTTGTGTGTTtcatatattagattctaaaatgTTATAGATTCATCCTAATGtaactgttttgtttattatttaagcctaaaaaaatatttttgaagttttctctaTTTTGAATCCATTTGAATGTTATTGAATATGCAAATTTTTCAGATCTAAGttagactttggaagacttctcaAAAGACTCTTAGAAGATTCTTgaaagactctcggaagacttcttggaaagtcttccaaTGTATTTTATGCTTGAAGACTTCCCACAAAGTCTTCAAAAAGTTTTCTGAAGTCTAATGCCCAAAGTGGTACACATGGATGATGTCAAGTAGAGTCCAAACTTATTTATGTTTAGGATTGATACCTAGCTTAATGTGTgatagttttgtttatggtatgttttatgatttgtatgtgtactattttagttgtgaattcttttgtaaGTTTGAAGAGATGTTAATCAAAAGGATTTCGtaaatatgtttatgttttgcCAAAAGTACTTGATATTATTGAAGTCATTGATACAACATACCAAGAATTTTTTTAACCATTCTACCCACtcaactaaacaaaaaaaaagaatcaaatttactaaaactaagagaaaaaacttctcaagaaaacttagtcaaattcagaaaagatcaaaattgaattttaggtgaaagatgaaattttaaatatcatgaaagttataaaattatatcttatgatctaaaaGACACATTAAGCCACATGccttaatatttttgaagttacttaacacttttgaaagttaaagaACATACCTTGAAGTTATTTAACCCTCTTGAAAATCTAACGTCCAAAAGTCTTAAGAAATCTTCTCGAATTAGCTAGAAACAGTAGTAAACAtgaatatttgaaatttcataattataaccAAATTAGTTATGAATTTCATAATTAACTACATGACGTATATGTTATGCATGATAACATCTTTCAACTTAATGGTGTTATATAGTTAACATCACGAgcttaattttattaatccaagaAGTGACGTGGACGTTGGAGACGTTAACTCCGTTTAATTCTCCTGTTGACCAATTAAAATCTGACCGACCTGACCGTAATTTAACTAAAGTATGACCCAATTCAGcctaataaaacaaaatgaaatcttgccacaaattttgaaattggcacaaatatttttaataatatcggGGACGTCGTCTCTCTGTCGTAACAAAGGGGAAAACTCGAAGAAATTAGGTTTTCAATTCAAATCAGTGAGAGATAAAGGAATTGTGAAATTGTGTGGGGTTATTGACCAAAATTTTGAGAGAGATGAGTTACTCGATTTCGGGGTCGATTAACTTCTCTCTCTATATTTTGGTCAATAACCCACACAGTTTCACCAATTCCTTTCTCTCTCACTATTCGAATCAAAACACTAATTTTCCCCCTTTGTCATGACGGATcgaattttagttaaattacaGTCGGGTGGGCCggattttaatttatcaaacaTGAGAATTAAAAAGAGTTAATTTCCAACGTCCATGTCACTCTTTGGATTAATGAAGTTAAGTTTGTAatgttaactacataacatTACTAAGTTGGGAAATGTTGTCATGAATATCATTTACATTAGTTTAATATGCATGGCTTGTCATGTGGTGGTCAAGAATAAATGTTGAAAGGATAAACTGATTAACTGTAATAACTAAAAACTAAACAGATGTCAAAAATATAAGGTATGTACCAAATGTTCAATTACAAAGTATTTGgaataaaaatgttatagtattaatatcttttaatgttTGTTAGATATTGTAATATATTTAGCTTGTATAAATGAAAGTAATTTTTGTAAGGATTAAAAATCACGGTTGCTGCAGTAGCataattagaataaataatttaacctataaattttaaaattaaaatatgctGGCGTAGAAAATACATCCATATAAGTTACTTAAATTAgagaattatttttaagataaaatgaTACTGTTAACATAAACATTGATGACAAGGAAAATTGTTTAGCCGAgaactatatataaatatatgtgttgAGATCTTATCTCCCCAAACATTTCATTTTCTGAAAGAACTCTTAGTTATAAAAGTAAAGCTTTACAAGTTTAGTAAAATGGATCCCAATATGATGATAGAAAAAGTATTAACAGACTCCGATCTGTCTGTAAATGGTTGGttgattttaccaaaaaataagaTGGAGAACATAGAAAAGAACATGGGATTTCCGATGCCCCGTAATGGTGTTCAAGTGAAAATTCTGGACAATGACAAATCCTATTGGGTAAACCTTAACAAACACAAATCTACTTATCATATCGGATCTGGGTGGAAAAAAATCAGAGATGACAGAGGTCTCAAAACAGGCGATATCATCCAGTTATATTGGAAATCTACCAAATTCCTTTTCTCTATGTGGTAAGTCTTATCTATCATTGGCTATACAGTTTCTTGGTAGATATATAATTACAAGTGTTTTGTATGTTaactaattatattttggatgagttttatatatgtatcataaaataaaacagtCCCATGAGATTTGCATTGTAATctaaattatgtaatttatatgaCCCAAAAAGCCATATAAAAAACAAGTTATTATATAGTagctataaatatattttacttgcagaaaataaaatatatagagtAAATGTTAGTATTTATAGTAACTGTTTGAAATTTTGACAGCTCATCGCCTAAAGAAGAACAAGCATGTCAAAAAGGAGAGAGTAGCTCCTCTAATAAAACAATGGGAGAACGATAAATCATGCAAAATAAATGGTGTCAGATCAACATAACAAAGTTGAATGAAGAGTATAATAAACTTcatataagtataaataatAATTGCGATATAAATACAGTATTATAATAATGATTtcgatataaatataatttactacATATACTATGGGGTATAATGTATGCTAATTCATGTCAAGTATATTGAAACCAAAACTACAATCATAACTCAACGATCAAAAACTCAAGAACTCAAAGCTCAAACTCTTTATTGCTTTAGAAATCTTATCTCAGAAATTAAAACCCACAACTCATAAGTTGTACCACATCATGGAACTTCCTTATATatctattataattttataaactcaTTAAGTAAAACATAAGTGGATAACTCTAAAACACTTCTTCCtaatcctaaactcattaggataacTTATGTTAGCTTCATGCTTAATTAACCATTCTTCCCCTTAAGATTGAAATCACCATTCTTCACTTTTTGAACTCCATAACTTATTTGGTGATAATTACgagattttaaatattcatGTTTACTGATGTTTTTAGCTAATTTGAGAATATTTCTTAAGAAGTCTAGACCAAATGTCCCAGTGGCACATCCCAGAATGACAGTTAGCGACTTTATAAATGGAAATGCAAAGGAATGGGACGAGGAAATGCTCGAGAACTTTGTTGCGTGAGAGGATATTCCATTGATTAAGAGTCTGGCCATA includes the following:
- the LOC125601988 gene encoding B3 domain-containing protein At1g08985-like; amino-acid sequence: MDPNMMIEKVLTDSDLSVNGWLILPKNKMENIEKNMGFPMPRNGVQVKILDNDKSYWVNLNKHKSTYHIGSGWKKIRDDRGLKTGDIIQLYWKSTKFLFSMCSSPKEEQACQKGESSSSNKTMGER